One Gammaproteobacteria bacterium DNA window includes the following coding sequences:
- a CDS encoding conserved hypothetical protein (Evidence 4 : Unknown function but conserved in other organisms), with amino-acid sequence MDISSIRLIPSPLTVGETQFKNTWQTGEILEATVVTSQAGHLTLKLGDTQIQAKSNLQFSPGQHLHLQVSELGELPVLRLLNEVSVATPAQIQGRTLRMALPQRGSLTPVLKDLLRLAQSTPEGAKNPHPTLSTLATAMLAHLPQVSNLEHPEGLKQAIRESGLFLESHLATLSSGTSPSTDLKADLLRLEAAARATPPSQSSPSVEENLAVLVDKIDSAADHLFSPESVKSFLHTIQRALAGVEVNQMNLIDGGILALELPIRRGNEVDTVALVVEEGEESSDGRGGVQRPWTATLRFDLKGLGAVWTRITVTREVSVLFQTERADASQTLGTWLDTLRATLVEAGLNPGRLSAQTGPLPPLPRRKPSIPLLDERA; translated from the coding sequence ATGGATATCTCAAGTATCAGACTGATCCCGTCTCCGCTTACAGTTGGTGAGACGCAGTTCAAGAATACCTGGCAGACCGGAGAAATCCTAGAAGCCACGGTAGTAACTTCTCAGGCCGGGCACCTCACACTAAAACTGGGTGACACCCAGATCCAAGCCAAAAGTAATCTACAGTTTTCACCAGGACAGCACCTGCACCTTCAGGTGAGCGAACTCGGCGAATTGCCGGTACTGCGTTTATTAAATGAGGTTTCTGTCGCTACGCCCGCCCAAATCCAGGGGCGAACTCTACGGATGGCCTTACCGCAACGGGGCTCCCTCACCCCAGTACTCAAAGATCTGCTGCGCCTCGCTCAATCCACGCCTGAAGGCGCAAAAAATCCCCATCCGACCCTTTCCACTCTAGCCACCGCAATGTTGGCCCATCTACCGCAAGTCAGTAATCTCGAACATCCCGAGGGATTAAAACAAGCAATCCGCGAGTCCGGTCTCTTTCTGGAATCTCACCTGGCTACTCTTTCTTCAGGAACTTCTCCCTCTACAGACCTCAAGGCCGATCTCCTGCGCTTGGAAGCAGCGGCCCGAGCGACACCTCCATCGCAATCCTCTCCCTCGGTCGAAGAGAATCTTGCTGTTCTTGTGGATAAAATAGATTCTGCTGCCGACCACCTATTTTCTCCCGAATCCGTCAAGAGTTTTCTGCACACGATACAAAGGGCACTGGCAGGCGTGGAGGTCAATCAAATGAATTTGATCGACGGCGGAATTCTAGCTCTGGAGCTACCGATACGAAGAGGGAATGAAGTAGATACCGTCGCATTGGTGGTTGAAGAAGGTGAGGAATCCTCGGATGGTCGCGGAGGTGTCCAACGACCATGGACGGCAACGCTACGTTTTGATCTGAAAGGCTTAGGAGCAGTTTGGACACGAATAACGGTGACTCGCGAGGTATCGGTATTATTTCAAACCGAACGAGCGGATGCGTCGCAGACCCTAGGGACCTGGTTGGATACACTACGCGCCACTTTGGTCGAGGCTGGGCTAAATCCTGGTCGGCTAAGTGCTCAAACGGGTCCATTACCGCCTCTACCACGCAGAAAACCCTCGATACCCTTATTGGATGAGCGTGCATGA
- a CDS encoding conserved hypothetical protein (Evidence 4 : Unknown function but conserved in other organisms), which yields MTNKIETFAERLYECNRHKEKLLFSAKRLEALMPLTIARYEELSMEEESFIDQMVFRFSKLQDALGEKLFPSLLELMSEEVKSKPFIDRLNRIEELGILYKDEWMELRRKRNEIAHEYSFNKEDVVCGINDIHNSIRKLVGIYNTFYSYCMGRFEFIKNSQFLAQMSNGNHYIENSKKSELSQVAT from the coding sequence ATGACAAACAAAATCGAAACTTTCGCCGAAAGACTTTATGAGTGTAACCGCCATAAAGAGAAATTACTGTTTTCCGCCAAGCGCCTTGAGGCTCTTATGCCCCTAACTATCGCCAGGTATGAGGAGCTGAGCATGGAAGAGGAAAGTTTTATCGATCAAATGGTTTTCCGATTCTCGAAACTTCAAGACGCGCTTGGCGAAAAACTTTTCCCATCATTGCTTGAACTCATGAGTGAAGAAGTAAAAAGCAAACCATTTATTGATCGGCTTAATCGTATAGAGGAATTGGGAATATTATACAAAGACGAATGGATGGAATTAAGAAGAAAAAGAAACGAGATTGCTCATGAATATTCTTTCAACAAAGAGGATGTCGTCTGTGGTATCAATGACATCCATAACTCTATTCGGAAGCTTGTTGGTATTTATAACACCTTTTATAGCTACTGCATGGGACGGTTTGAATTTATCAAAAATTCTCAATTTTTGGCTCAAATGAGCAATGGCAACCATTATATAGAAAACAGCAAAAAATCTGAATTAAGCCAAGTTGCCACCTGA
- a CDS encoding flagellar biosynthesis protein, whose amino-acid sequence MKVRSSSPPPPGAVTLYYDGSNAPRITAKGHGELAAQILQIAREHNIPLHEDPELLELLSQLDLGDEIPRALYVAIAKVIAFAYWVNGKTP is encoded by the coding sequence ATGAAGGTTCGCAGTAGTTCCCCTCCCCCACCTGGCGCCGTAACGTTGTACTACGACGGCAGCAATGCCCCACGCATTACCGCAAAAGGGCATGGTGAGCTAGCCGCGCAGATCTTGCAAATAGCCAGAGAACACAATATTCCCCTCCACGAAGACCCCGAACTTCTGGAATTACTCAGCCAACTCGACCTCGGCGATGAAATCCCCCGAGCCCTCTATGTGGCCATTGCCAAGGTCATTGCCTTTGCCTATTGGGTAAACGGTAAAACTCCCTAA
- a CDS encoding Nucleotidyltransferase domain-containing protein, protein MRLTPKEIELIKKAFHEIMGDGRIYLFGSRVDDTKRGGDIDLYLCPRECTDNMHQKKIKFLVKLDEYLGEQKIDVVIARDQTRLIEQEALRTGLEL, encoded by the coding sequence ATGCGCCTAACACCAAAAGAGATAGAGCTAATCAAAAAAGCCTTTCATGAAATCATGGGGGATGGAAGAATTTATCTCTTTGGTAGTCGCGTGGATGATACTAAAAGAGGAGGAGACATCGATCTCTATCTGTGTCCTCGAGAGTGTACGGACAACATGCATCAAAAAAAGATTAAATTCTTAGTAAAGCTTGATGAATACCTTGGTGAGCAAAAAATCGATGTAGTGATTGCTAGGGATCAAACCAGGCTCATCGAACAAGAGGCGCTAAGAACGGGCTTAGAATTATGA